In a genomic window of Curtobacterium flaccumfaciens pv. betae:
- a CDS encoding glycosyltransferase family 2 protein has product MSELHVIVASHNRADTTAAALRSLHEAISEVGVEYDVTLFDDGSSDDTIERVTAVVDRLTVLRGDGSAFWARSMATAEAAVLARDDVRDDDWLLWFNDDVLLERSGLRSLFEAAPQPQAGILVGSTVDPVSGALTYGGLRREGPHPLAFALVQPPDAASAAERVDAFNGNIVLMPIHVARTVGPIDGGFSHAYADVDYGMRATAKSIPIWVIGGTAGYCSRNPAVSHPSVVAAWRSCTGQKGAGNPRSLRRYLRRHNPRSWWFFYAASYALWWVRTLRRAAMSRGRRR; this is encoded by the coding sequence CGTTGCGGTCGCTCCACGAGGCGATCTCCGAGGTGGGCGTCGAGTACGACGTGACGCTGTTCGACGACGGCTCGTCGGATGACACGATCGAGCGGGTGACCGCGGTCGTGGATCGGTTGACGGTCCTGCGGGGCGACGGTTCGGCGTTCTGGGCCCGGTCGATGGCTACGGCAGAGGCGGCAGTGCTGGCCCGTGATGATGTCCGGGACGACGACTGGTTGCTCTGGTTCAACGACGACGTCCTGCTCGAGCGCTCTGGTCTCCGCTCCCTGTTCGAAGCGGCACCGCAGCCGCAGGCGGGGATCCTCGTCGGAAGCACGGTGGACCCCGTCTCGGGCGCACTGACCTACGGCGGACTCCGACGAGAGGGACCCCACCCATTGGCGTTCGCGCTGGTCCAGCCGCCGGATGCTGCCAGCGCAGCCGAGCGGGTCGATGCCTTCAACGGCAACATCGTGCTCATGCCCATCCACGTCGCCCGCACGGTCGGTCCAATCGACGGAGGCTTCAGCCACGCGTACGCGGATGTTGACTACGGGATGCGCGCGACCGCGAAGAGCATTCCCATCTGGGTGATCGGGGGGACGGCGGGGTACTGCAGCCGGAACCCTGCCGTGTCCCACCCGTCCGTCGTCGCCGCCTGGCGTTCGTGCACCGGGCAGAAGGGGGCGGGTAATCCTCGTTCGCTTCGTCGGTACCTTCGTCGGCACAACCCGCGGTCCTGGTGGTTCTTCTACGCCGCGTCCTACGCGCTCTGGTGGGTTCGTACCCTTCGTCGCGCCG